A genomic region of Oceaniferula marina contains the following coding sequences:
- the eda gene encoding bifunctional 4-hydroxy-2-oxoglutarate aldolase/2-dehydro-3-deoxy-phosphogluconate aldolase gives MNAQATIQDRRIVPVVVLDSVESASPLADALVSGGLPIAEVTFRTPVAAQCMQALSDRGDVLVGAGTVTSAELVDIAHDNGANFIVCPGFHESAVKRSLELGLPVYPGVVTPSDIARAMEYGLEAVKFFPAETFGGVPTLKALAGPYHEMKFIPTGGINSGNISSYLALDSVLACGGSWMVDRKLVNSGEFETIAHLTSEAVQLTQSS, from the coding sequence ATGAATGCGCAAGCAACCATCCAAGATCGTCGTATTGTTCCCGTCGTTGTGCTTGACTCAGTGGAGTCGGCTTCTCCATTAGCAGATGCCCTGGTTTCGGGAGGTTTGCCGATAGCCGAGGTTACGTTTCGGACGCCTGTAGCCGCGCAATGTATGCAGGCGCTATCGGACCGTGGGGATGTGCTTGTGGGGGCCGGGACCGTAACCAGTGCCGAGCTGGTTGACATTGCACATGATAACGGAGCTAACTTTATTGTCTGCCCCGGGTTTCACGAATCCGCGGTCAAGCGTAGCCTGGAGCTAGGGCTTCCGGTTTATCCCGGAGTCGTAACTCCCTCTGATATCGCCAGAGCAATGGAATATGGATTGGAGGCCGTAAAATTTTTCCCCGCGGAAACGTTTGGAGGGGTGCCGACACTCAAAGCCTTGGCCGGGCCGTATCATGAAATGAAATTTATCCCGACGGGTGGGATTAACAGCGGAAATATTTCTTCCTATTTGGCCCTGGATTCGGTCTTGGCATGTGGTGGCTCGTGGATGGTGGATCGCAAGCTCGTCAATAGCGGGGAGTTTGAAACCATTGCCCATCTGACGAGCGAGGCCGTCCAACTAACACAATCCAGCTAA
- a CDS encoding SUMF1/EgtB/PvdO family nonheme iron enzyme, whose amino-acid sequence MKPSIIASVIIGLSTSLTLLAKPRELNYGTKESLELAIQDLINTHGKAYPKGPAFLKRLKQINDEKDLAKLRKEALMANPAIDFDQLLIIERSVNKRWLPANWQCNSSLPKTGHNNNISTLSLKDGSTKQIFKPEGGKFLGDLELHFDADKIMFSSIGEHGAWAVFEMDLKKGAQPEQITPPIADIDCMDPCYLPDGRIIFASTSGFQGVPCVGGNDIVANLHILDPKTNNIRRICFDQENNWNPTVLPNGKILFQRWEYTDSAHYFSRLLMHMNPDGTNQKEYYGSNSYWPNSMFYARPIPGSSNKFITIVTGHHGVARAGELILFDNNKGRHEADGVIQRIPGRGKKVEPVIKDRLVNGSFPLFLHPYPLSENHFIVSMSLDGKHFGIYLVDTFDNIVPIQEANKNALTEAIPLRKTAKPPVKPDLVRLDQKDATFYIQDIYAGPGLKDVPRGTVKTLKVYTYEYAPRKQGGHYAIGMEGPWDVRTVLGTVPVNKDGSVMFKAPANTPIGFLPLDAEGKALQIMRSWATAMPGEVVSCVGCHEPQNMSPTPRPTMASKMAPKKLTPWLGTKPRGFSFHREIQPVLDESCVGCHTTELAKKDGRPDFEDMKKSYFELHPYVRRNGPEGDYHLLTPLEFHADTSELVQILQKGHYNVKLGEESWEKLITWIDMNVPEHGTWTEAPKGRGSKTEEFLGRRAETRKKYAGLEVNPEVVQNPYTERKKFIAPPEVTENKTKPETSKHWPIAPDKARAMQQGKTPLSVDLGNGSKMTFVYIPKGEFINAEGKKELVKKSYWMANTEVSLEQYRAFQKEYKNGVYDMHYKDQVDRGYYMNDPKFPVIRTNWDEANAFCDWLGKKLGKQVKLPSSSQWEWACRAGSASPVNYGELADDFGKHANLSDVNMKKMAVKGVNPKPIKNPPPHLDFIPKRDDVNDGVLHLAKVGSYQPNIWGLHDMHGNVAEWTSSDYADDKKTVLGGSWRDRPHRAAAGFSLGFRPWQKVYNVGFRVIIEE is encoded by the coding sequence ATGAAACCCAGCATCATTGCCAGCGTCATCATTGGATTGAGCACCAGCCTCACGCTGCTGGCAAAACCCCGAGAACTCAACTACGGAACCAAGGAGTCTCTTGAGCTCGCCATCCAGGATTTGATCAACACCCACGGGAAGGCCTATCCCAAAGGTCCAGCATTCTTAAAACGCCTGAAACAAATCAATGACGAAAAGGACCTGGCGAAACTTCGTAAAGAGGCTCTGATGGCCAACCCTGCCATCGATTTCGACCAATTACTCATCATCGAGCGCAGCGTCAACAAACGCTGGCTTCCCGCCAACTGGCAGTGCAACTCCAGCTTGCCTAAAACAGGTCACAACAACAACATTTCCACCCTTTCTCTCAAAGACGGGTCAACCAAACAAATCTTCAAGCCAGAAGGAGGCAAATTTCTCGGCGACCTTGAGCTCCACTTCGACGCCGACAAGATCATGTTCTCCTCCATTGGAGAACACGGCGCGTGGGCGGTATTCGAAATGGATCTAAAAAAAGGAGCCCAACCAGAACAAATCACCCCTCCGATTGCAGACATCGACTGCATGGACCCATGTTATCTTCCAGATGGCAGGATCATCTTTGCGTCAACTTCCGGGTTCCAAGGTGTCCCTTGCGTCGGTGGTAATGATATCGTCGCCAACCTCCACATCCTGGATCCGAAAACCAACAATATTCGCCGGATCTGCTTCGACCAGGAAAACAACTGGAACCCGACAGTCCTACCCAATGGAAAGATTCTTTTCCAACGCTGGGAATATACGGACTCGGCCCACTACTTCAGCCGCCTGCTGATGCACATGAACCCAGACGGAACCAACCAGAAGGAATACTACGGTAGCAACTCCTACTGGCCAAACTCGATGTTCTATGCCCGCCCGATCCCGGGAAGTTCCAATAAATTCATCACCATCGTCACCGGCCACCACGGCGTCGCCCGTGCCGGGGAATTAATTTTATTCGACAACAACAAGGGCCGTCACGAAGCCGATGGCGTGATCCAGCGCATCCCGGGCCGAGGAAAAAAAGTCGAGCCGGTCATCAAGGACCGACTGGTCAATGGATCCTTCCCACTATTCCTCCACCCATACCCGCTCAGTGAAAACCACTTCATCGTTTCCATGAGTCTGGACGGAAAACACTTCGGCATTTACCTCGTCGACACCTTCGACAACATCGTGCCGATCCAAGAAGCGAACAAAAATGCACTCACCGAAGCCATCCCACTGAGGAAGACGGCTAAGCCACCGGTCAAGCCCGACCTCGTCCGCCTCGACCAAAAAGATGCTACCTTCTATATTCAGGATATCTACGCTGGCCCCGGCCTCAAGGACGTGCCCCGTGGAACGGTTAAAACCCTCAAAGTTTACACCTACGAATACGCACCTCGTAAACAAGGTGGCCACTACGCCATCGGCATGGAGGGGCCCTGGGATGTGCGCACCGTGCTCGGCACCGTGCCTGTCAACAAAGACGGATCCGTGATGTTCAAGGCTCCAGCCAACACCCCGATCGGCTTCCTGCCGCTTGACGCCGAAGGCAAGGCCTTGCAAATCATGCGCTCTTGGGCGACGGCCATGCCAGGCGAGGTTGTCTCCTGCGTCGGTTGTCACGAACCACAGAACATGTCACCGACCCCACGCCCAACGATGGCCTCCAAAATGGCACCGAAAAAACTCACCCCATGGCTTGGAACCAAACCACGTGGGTTCAGCTTCCACCGTGAAATCCAACCGGTTCTCGACGAATCCTGCGTTGGCTGCCACACCACGGAACTGGCGAAAAAAGATGGTCGCCCGGACTTCGAAGATATGAAAAAATCCTACTTCGAACTCCACCCCTACGTGCGCCGGAACGGACCCGAAGGTGACTACCACTTGCTCACCCCTCTTGAGTTCCACGCTGACACCAGCGAACTGGTTCAAATCCTCCAGAAGGGACACTACAATGTCAAACTCGGCGAGGAATCATGGGAAAAACTCATCACCTGGATCGATATGAACGTGCCTGAGCACGGAACATGGACCGAAGCTCCAAAAGGCCGAGGATCCAAAACCGAGGAGTTCCTCGGACGCCGTGCCGAGACCCGGAAAAAATACGCCGGTCTCGAGGTCAATCCGGAAGTGGTGCAAAACCCATACACCGAACGCAAAAAGTTCATCGCCCCACCCGAGGTCACCGAAAACAAGACCAAGCCTGAAACATCCAAGCATTGGCCCATCGCCCCAGACAAGGCCCGGGCAATGCAACAAGGAAAAACACCGCTTAGTGTCGATCTCGGCAACGGCTCGAAAATGACCTTTGTCTATATTCCTAAAGGCGAATTCATCAATGCCGAAGGGAAAAAAGAGCTCGTGAAAAAATCCTACTGGATGGCTAACACCGAGGTATCACTCGAACAATACCGTGCATTCCAGAAAGAATACAAAAACGGAGTCTACGACATGCACTACAAGGACCAGGTGGACCGTGGATACTACATGAACGATCCCAAGTTCCCCGTCATCCGGACCAACTGGGATGAAGCCAACGCCTTCTGTGACTGGCTAGGTAAAAAGCTTGGCAAACAAGTCAAACTCCCGAGCTCCAGCCAATGGGAGTGGGCATGCCGCGCTGGTTCGGCCTCCCCGGTCAACTATGGTGAACTCGCCGATGACTTTGGTAAACACGCCAACCTCTCGGACGTCAACATGAAGAAAATGGCGGTCAAGGGAGTCAACCCCAAGCCGATCAAAAACCCACCACCTCATCTCGATTTCATCCCTAAGCGTGATGATGTCAATGACGGTGTTCTTCACCTCGCCAAAGTGGGCAGCTACCAGCCAAACATCTGGGGATTGCATGATATGCACGGTAACGTCGCCGAATGGACCAGCTCCGATTACGCCGATGACAAAAAAACCGTCCTCGGTGGATCATGGAGAGATCGTCCGCACCGTGCAGCTGCCGGATTCAGCCTCGGCTTCCGTCCATGGCAAAAGGTTTACAACGTAGGTTTCCGAGTTATCATCGAAGAATAA
- a CDS encoding DUF455 family protein, translating into MQMREAAERILFADSLDEKLTLAPEVANDDEPGMAIVEPDTPGRPDSLRISQKGVKASFPGVNRMDDDRERGVMMHFLANHELMAAELMALVLLKFPDAPKAYREGVYEAMREEQMHTLMYMRRMRECGIHFGDLPVNDYFWKLIAPMETPMDFVTRLNLTFEQSNLDFSKHYAGLFRQVGDTGTAAVLEKIYQDEIGHVGHGVKWFRKWKHQSDSDWQAFKKSLSFPLAPAKAKGMAPFNVEGRRLAGLDDDFIAHLEVCEQSRGRTPVVHWFNPNAESAVAASLTGDVFQPNKMESAMEQDLEILSIAWCRRDDLSLMRCVPGNQHLAKLKQFGFDLPEIVSLERVEDAMAERKLGGLRPWAWSPDATRILDPFADAVSESGEWKWRREAPAWWLAKEAGVRLNECLGLHDDVGAFFTEYDSALLAVQNMRQDRDLLLKSNFSCAGRGHFRVRKETSDAEIERWLKRCLAKHAGVLVEPWLDRVMDFSALYEMGADGQVRQIGLTEMQNDRAGRFLGSRVYPKWGGGIDPDVAKFLFADAGMMDWYRNKIPAALSGLLGDYRGPVGVDAMVYRDDDGALALRHVVELNVRMTMGRVALELQKKSKPGSGGLFRILRKSGMDAETLHDISHAGVESGLCLINDPENAREFLAVWEVI; encoded by the coding sequence GCGAATCAGCCAGAAAGGGGTCAAAGCCAGTTTTCCTGGAGTGAATCGGATGGATGACGATCGGGAGCGCGGAGTGATGATGCATTTTCTGGCGAACCATGAATTGATGGCTGCGGAGTTGATGGCACTTGTGCTGTTAAAGTTTCCTGACGCACCCAAGGCGTATCGGGAGGGCGTTTACGAGGCGATGCGGGAGGAGCAAATGCACACCTTGATGTACATGCGCCGGATGCGCGAGTGTGGGATTCATTTTGGTGATTTGCCGGTGAACGATTACTTTTGGAAACTCATCGCGCCCATGGAGACTCCCATGGATTTTGTCACCCGCTTGAACCTGACCTTCGAGCAGTCGAATCTGGATTTTTCCAAACACTACGCCGGGCTGTTTCGTCAGGTCGGAGATACGGGAACGGCTGCGGTGCTGGAAAAAATCTATCAGGATGAAATCGGGCATGTGGGGCACGGGGTCAAATGGTTCCGCAAGTGGAAACACCAGAGCGATAGTGATTGGCAGGCATTTAAAAAATCTCTTAGCTTTCCCTTGGCTCCAGCCAAAGCCAAGGGCATGGCTCCGTTCAATGTCGAGGGCCGCCGACTCGCAGGGCTCGATGACGATTTTATTGCGCATCTGGAAGTTTGTGAGCAATCGAGAGGGCGGACGCCGGTGGTGCATTGGTTCAACCCGAATGCCGAGTCAGCGGTGGCGGCAAGCCTCACCGGCGATGTGTTTCAGCCGAATAAAATGGAGTCTGCGATGGAGCAGGATTTGGAAATCCTATCTATCGCCTGGTGCCGTCGAGACGATTTGTCGTTGATGCGCTGCGTCCCGGGGAACCAGCACTTGGCAAAACTCAAGCAGTTTGGTTTCGATTTGCCCGAAATTGTTTCGCTTGAGCGGGTGGAGGATGCGATGGCGGAGCGAAAATTGGGTGGTCTCCGACCCTGGGCGTGGTCGCCTGATGCTACACGGATTTTGGATCCCTTTGCTGATGCCGTTTCGGAATCCGGAGAGTGGAAATGGAGGAGGGAGGCCCCGGCCTGGTGGCTGGCAAAGGAAGCCGGGGTGCGCTTAAACGAATGTCTTGGGCTGCACGACGATGTTGGTGCGTTTTTTACTGAATATGACTCAGCCTTACTGGCGGTTCAGAACATGAGGCAGGATCGGGACTTGTTGCTCAAATCGAATTTTTCCTGTGCCGGGCGCGGTCATTTCCGGGTTCGTAAGGAAACCTCGGATGCGGAGATTGAGCGCTGGTTGAAGCGTTGTCTGGCCAAACATGCCGGCGTGCTCGTGGAACCCTGGCTCGACCGAGTGATGGATTTTTCTGCCTTGTATGAAATGGGCGCGGATGGGCAGGTTCGTCAAATCGGACTCACTGAAATGCAGAATGATCGTGCAGGGCGGTTTTTGGGCAGCCGGGTTTATCCGAAATGGGGCGGGGGAATTGATCCGGATGTCGCGAAGTTTCTTTTTGCCGATGCTGGGATGATGGATTGGTATCGGAATAAAATACCAGCAGCCCTGTCAGGTTTGTTGGGCGATTACCGAGGCCCCGTCGGGGTGGACGCGATGGTCTACCGCGATGATGACGGGGCATTGGCATTGCGGCATGTGGTTGAATTGAATGTGCGCATGACCATGGGGCGTGTCGCTCTCGAGTTGCAAAAAAAATCCAAACCTGGAAGCGGTGGGTTGTTCCGGATATTGCGCAAGTCGGGGATGGATGCAGAGACCTTGCATGATATCAGCCATGCCGGCGTGGAATCAGGTTTGTGCCTGATTAATGATCCAGAGAACGCCCGTGAATTTCTCGCTGTTTGGGAAGTGATCTAA
- the pyk gene encoding pyruvate kinase, with amino-acid sequence MKRTNRKTRIICTLGPATDSDAMLESLIAAGANVFRLNMSHAKHDWVRDVCARIRRISAEMEEHVAILCDLQGPSIRTGDVDGELVLTKGDLVEFRKADAAPSMELSTTVNYVGLMADVSVGDRLIVDNGNLLMLIKEVNVDRIICEVKTDGTMGSRRHINLPGVRLNLPALTRKDHLDLAVACDCAVDYIAGSFVRDAAHVRELHAAMLEGGGDAQIIAKIEDQEAVRNIDDIIAAADVIMVARGDLGIEVNIEELPILQRKIVQRCLKLGTRVIVATHMLESMISNPLPTRAEVTDVSNAVFEEADSVMLSGETSVGKYPIECVEILDRIARRIERSGGMGYGKDAVLRTERQKTVRSAIQLVDSIPEAQLVVFTRRGYMPVQASLFRPTSNIHAFAANASTCRKVVLARGVTARQIDFGDDLDSLLRKAVAMLKDEGVVRDGTPLVVISDMGQKGEIVDSVLLIHA; translated from the coding sequence ATGAAGCGCACCAACCGAAAGACCCGTATTATCTGCACTTTGGGCCCTGCCACCGATTCCGATGCGATGTTGGAATCTTTAATTGCGGCTGGAGCCAATGTGTTCCGTCTGAACATGAGTCATGCCAAACATGATTGGGTGCGTGACGTCTGTGCCCGGATCCGGCGGATTTCAGCTGAAATGGAAGAGCATGTGGCTATTCTGTGTGATTTGCAGGGGCCTTCGATCCGGACCGGTGATGTGGATGGTGAACTGGTATTGACCAAGGGGGATTTGGTGGAGTTTCGCAAAGCGGATGCAGCTCCGAGTATGGAGTTGTCGACAACGGTGAACTATGTCGGACTGATGGCCGATGTTTCGGTGGGTGACCGCCTGATCGTGGATAACGGAAACCTGTTGATGCTGATTAAAGAGGTCAATGTGGATCGGATCATCTGTGAGGTGAAGACCGATGGAACCATGGGGAGTCGCCGCCATATCAACTTGCCCGGAGTTCGTTTGAATCTACCGGCACTCACCCGCAAGGATCATTTGGATCTGGCGGTCGCATGTGACTGCGCTGTTGACTACATTGCCGGATCGTTTGTCCGGGATGCGGCGCATGTCCGGGAGCTTCATGCAGCAATGCTTGAAGGTGGCGGAGATGCCCAGATTATTGCCAAGATTGAGGACCAGGAGGCTGTTCGCAACATTGACGATATCATTGCGGCTGCGGACGTGATTATGGTGGCACGTGGAGATTTGGGGATTGAAGTTAATATTGAAGAGTTGCCGATTTTGCAGCGTAAAATTGTCCAGCGTTGTTTAAAATTGGGCACACGGGTCATCGTAGCGACACATATGTTGGAGTCGATGATTTCCAACCCATTGCCCACCCGGGCCGAGGTGACGGATGTTTCCAATGCTGTATTCGAAGAGGCTGATTCCGTGATGCTCAGTGGTGAGACCAGTGTCGGCAAGTACCCGATTGAATGTGTCGAGATTCTGGATCGTATTGCGCGCCGGATTGAGCGCAGTGGCGGTATGGGGTATGGTAAGGACGCGGTGCTACGCACCGAGCGCCAAAAGACCGTGCGGTCTGCGATTCAACTGGTGGATTCCATTCCTGAGGCGCAGTTGGTGGTGTTTACCCGCCGTGGCTACATGCCGGTTCAAGCCTCTCTGTTCCGGCCGACATCCAATATCCACGCTTTTGCCGCGAATGCCTCAACCTGTCGAAAGGTGGTCTTGGCTCGTGGTGTCACGGCTCGCCAGATCGATTTCGGTGATGATCTGGACTCGTTATTGCGCAAGGCCGTCGCCATGCTGAAGGATGAGGGCGTTGTCCGCGATGGAACACCCTTGGTGGTGATCTCCGATATGGGACAGAAGGGCGAGATCGTCGATTCCGTTCTGCTGATCCACGCCTGA
- a CDS encoding YVTN family beta-propeller repeat-containing protein, with protein sequence MMIQTTYAQASCRFLLLLSIMAIPAMMLGSATAAPPRSPADLELSEDKETLYVAEHTGKSVAWVETRTRKLMKRVALPAEVTGITRHQQKLYVTSKDQLGAVHELNASSGEILRTLKVGQGARAPIVNSQRNELYVCNYFMNTVSVIDIDTFKESKRIPVLRMPNATGITKDGQTLYVANLLPNGASNVEHTAAKVSLIDCKTHKVIKHIELANGSNALRDITLSPDGHFVFVTHSLARFLVPTTQLDRGWINTNAFSIINTKTQELYATILLDDISQGAAGPWGIDISSDQKHIFVAHSGTHEISVIDIPGLIKKIEETEIREDLEYNLSIMSDIRKRIKVPGNGPRAILSHGPGVWTAQYFSDDLTYVDLRKGTVSPNILNFPMNPSIKISQARKGEIIFNDATYCFQQWLSCNACHTEEARMDGLNWDLLNDGIGNPKNAKSLLFSHVTPPAMITGIRPKAEVAVRAGVRHIQFASATEDQYEALDAYLKSLKPEPSPYLVNGELSDAAKRGEKTFKSPSKGACIVCHNGPYFTDMQKHDMKNAGPADRTSVWDTPTLREVWRTAPYLHDGRSATIKEVLVKENHGGAADKLDKKQIDDLVEYVLSL encoded by the coding sequence ATGATGATCCAAACAACCTACGCACAAGCATCCTGCCGCTTTTTACTCCTTCTCAGCATCATGGCCATCCCGGCCATGATGTTGGGCTCGGCAACAGCAGCGCCTCCCAGATCTCCCGCGGATCTGGAGCTCTCGGAAGACAAAGAGACGCTTTACGTCGCCGAACACACAGGAAAAAGTGTCGCGTGGGTTGAAACCAGAACCCGCAAACTCATGAAACGGGTGGCTCTTCCCGCTGAAGTCACCGGCATCACCCGTCATCAACAAAAACTCTACGTCACCAGTAAGGACCAACTCGGTGCCGTCCATGAACTGAACGCCTCGTCGGGGGAAATTCTCCGCACCTTAAAAGTCGGACAAGGTGCCCGCGCCCCTATTGTCAACAGCCAACGCAACGAACTCTACGTCTGCAACTACTTCATGAACACCGTGTCGGTGATCGACATTGACACGTTCAAAGAAAGTAAACGCATTCCCGTGCTGAGAATGCCCAATGCCACTGGCATCACCAAAGACGGACAAACGCTTTATGTTGCCAACCTACTTCCTAACGGAGCAAGCAACGTCGAACACACAGCAGCCAAAGTCAGCTTGATCGACTGCAAAACCCACAAGGTGATCAAGCACATCGAACTTGCAAACGGCAGTAACGCGCTCAGAGACATCACCCTCTCCCCCGACGGACATTTTGTTTTTGTCACCCACTCCCTGGCCCGCTTCTTGGTCCCCACCACCCAACTTGATCGGGGTTGGATCAACACCAATGCTTTCAGCATCATCAACACAAAGACCCAGGAACTCTATGCCACCATCCTGCTGGATGACATCAGTCAGGGCGCAGCCGGCCCATGGGGAATCGATATTTCATCCGACCAAAAACACATCTTCGTGGCCCACTCCGGCACGCACGAAATCAGTGTCATCGACATTCCCGGACTGATCAAAAAAATTGAGGAAACCGAGATCAGGGAAGACCTCGAATACAACCTCTCCATCATGTCGGATATCAGAAAGAGGATCAAAGTGCCTGGAAACGGCCCCAGAGCCATCCTCAGCCACGGCCCCGGCGTTTGGACCGCCCAGTATTTCAGTGACGACCTGACTTATGTGGATCTACGCAAGGGAACGGTCTCACCCAACATCCTGAATTTCCCGATGAACCCGTCGATCAAGATCTCCCAGGCACGCAAAGGGGAAATCATTTTCAACGACGCCACGTACTGTTTCCAACAATGGCTCTCCTGCAATGCCTGCCATACGGAAGAAGCCAGAATGGACGGACTCAACTGGGATTTGCTCAATGACGGCATCGGCAACCCGAAAAATGCCAAAAGCCTGCTCTTCTCCCACGTCACTCCGCCAGCGATGATCACCGGCATTCGCCCCAAGGCGGAAGTGGCAGTTCGCGCCGGTGTCCGCCACATCCAGTTTGCGTCTGCCACCGAAGACCAATACGAAGCACTCGACGCCTACCTGAAATCACTCAAACCAGAACCCAGCCCTTATCTCGTCAATGGTGAGTTAAGCGACGCAGCCAAACGGGGAGAGAAAACTTTCAAATCACCAAGCAAGGGAGCCTGTATCGTTTGCCACAACGGCCCCTATTTCACCGACATGCAAAAGCATGATATGAAGAATGCCGGTCCAGCCGACCGAACCTCCGTTTGGGACACGCCCACCTTGCGCGAAGTCTGGCGCACGGCCCCCTATCTGCACGATGGTCGCTCGGCTACCATTAAAGAGGTGCTGGTCAAAGAAAACCATGGCGGAGCTGCAGACAAGCTCGACAAAAAACAGATCGACGATCTCGTCGAATACGTGCTCAGCCTATAG
- a CDS encoding PfkB family carbohydrate kinase, translating to MERMKTRQKANTQFDSISMGEVMLRLDPGEGRIKTTRRFQAWEGGGEYNVARGLRRCFGLRTGVVTSLVRNEVGSLLEDLIFQGGVDSQLIQWREDDGIGRSARNGLNFTERGFGMRAAKGCSDRAHTAVSQLKVGDVDWDHIFGTLGSRWFHTGGIFAALSESTAELTIEACQKAQEHDVRVSYDLNYRPSLWNAIGGKAKAQEVNRAIAPYVDVMIGNEEDFTACLGFEVEGVDSENVTGLELDSFKHMIKQVVETYPNFKAVATTLRDVVTASINDWGAILWHDGEFYEATHRPALEIYDRVGGGDSFASGLIYGLMELQDPAKAVEYGAAHGALAMTTAGDTTMASLAEVEKLVGGGSARVDR from the coding sequence ATCGAGAGAATGAAAACCAGACAAAAAGCCAATACTCAGTTCGACTCCATTTCGATGGGGGAAGTTATGTTACGCCTTGACCCCGGTGAGGGTCGAATCAAAACAACCCGCCGGTTCCAGGCATGGGAAGGTGGGGGGGAATACAACGTGGCCCGGGGCTTGCGTCGTTGCTTTGGACTGCGGACTGGCGTCGTAACCTCGCTGGTGAGAAACGAAGTTGGCAGCCTTCTGGAGGATCTTATCTTTCAGGGAGGCGTTGATTCCCAGTTGATTCAATGGCGCGAAGACGACGGGATTGGTCGCTCCGCACGGAATGGTTTGAACTTTACCGAACGAGGATTTGGTATGAGAGCTGCCAAGGGATGTTCTGACCGTGCACACACCGCCGTTTCCCAGCTGAAGGTTGGAGATGTCGACTGGGATCATATTTTTGGCACGCTGGGAAGTCGTTGGTTTCATACCGGGGGCATTTTTGCGGCGCTCTCGGAAAGCACCGCTGAACTCACCATTGAGGCATGTCAAAAGGCCCAGGAACATGATGTGCGTGTTTCCTACGATCTGAACTATCGTCCCAGCCTGTGGAATGCCATTGGCGGCAAGGCGAAGGCCCAGGAAGTGAACCGTGCCATTGCTCCTTACGTGGATGTGATGATCGGCAATGAAGAAGATTTTACGGCTTGCCTTGGTTTCGAGGTGGAAGGTGTCGATTCCGAGAATGTGACCGGACTTGAGCTGGATAGCTTCAAGCATATGATTAAGCAAGTGGTGGAAACGTACCCGAACTTCAAGGCCGTTGCGACCACTCTGCGAGATGTGGTCACCGCAAGTATCAACGACTGGGGAGCGATTCTCTGGCACGATGGTGAGTTTTATGAAGCGACCCATCGTCCGGCGCTTGAGATCTACGACCGCGTCGGTGGCGGAGACTCGTTTGCGTCCGGCCTGATCTACGGCTTGATGGAGTTGCAGGATCCTGCCAAAGCGGTTGAATACGGAGCTGCGCATGGGGCCTTGGCAATGACCACAGCGGGTGACACCACGATGGCGTCCCTTGCGGAAGTTGAAAAACTCGTTGGTGGTGGCAGCGCCCGTGTTGACCGTTAG